A genome region from Betaproteobacteria bacterium includes the following:
- a CDS encoding AbrB/MazE/SpoVT family DNA-binding domain-containing protein — MKTTIDAAGRIVVPKAMRQALGLKPGHPLEIRAGDGRLEIEIAPTAMQLKKRGKGVVAVPDTELPVLTADQVRDTLERVRR, encoded by the coding sequence ATGAAAACAACTATTGACGCCGCCGGCCGTATCGTCGTTCCAAAGGCGATGCGCCAGGCCCTGGGCCTGAAGCCTGGCCATCCGCTTGAAATCCGGGCGGGTGACGGGCGTCTTGAGATCGAGATCGCGCCCACGGCGATGCAGCTGAAAAAACGGGGGAAGGGAGTGGTAGCGGTCCCGGACACCGAGTTACCGGTGCTTACCGCCGATCAAGTCCGGGATACATTGGAGCGAGTTCGGCGTTGA
- a CDS encoding PIN domain-containing protein, with product MKAADTSLVIAAFASWHENHEAARRSLDIGLRLVEHCALETYSVLTRLPPPHRISSIVAQEFLETRFPQPFLRLSAKAYKEFILELPDHGITGGAAYDALVAATAAAFGAELVTCDRRAMPVYERYGLRTQFFD from the coding sequence TTGAAGGCGGCGGACACCAGCCTGGTGATCGCCGCTTTTGCATCCTGGCACGAGAACCACGAGGCGGCGCGGCGCTCGCTCGATATCGGGTTGCGTCTGGTCGAGCACTGCGCACTCGAAACATACTCGGTACTTACCCGTCTTCCTCCTCCTCACCGAATTTCCAGCATCGTCGCCCAGGAGTTTCTGGAGACACGCTTTCCTCAGCCGTTCCTTCGGTTGAGTGCCAAGGCATACAAGGAATTTATTCTTGAATTGCCGGACCACGGAATCACCGGCGGTGCGGCATACGACGCGCTCGTGGCGGCGACCGCGGCGGCTTTCGGCGCCGAACTCGTTACCTGTGACCGGCGCGCCATGCCGGTTTATGAACGATACGGATTGCGCACCCAATTCTTCGATTGA